One segment of Sphingomonas qomolangmaensis DNA contains the following:
- a CDS encoding outer membrane protein assembly factor BamE, which translates to MLPPMSPIGTRVFLPLLLIGVALSACTPLRSHQGYVIDPDLVNSVQPGVDNRESVLKTLGQPTLTGQFDKGEWYYVSRDSRNLAFNNPEAAKQTTLRIRFDEAGNVASIDRMGIEQVASIDPLKKKTPTLGRDKSFFQELFGNIGTVGAPGAGGGGPGGPN; encoded by the coding sequence TTCCCTTGCTGTTGATCGGCGTGGCTTTGTCGGCCTGTACGCCGCTGCGCAGCCATCAGGGCTATGTGATCGATCCCGATCTGGTGAACTCGGTCCAACCCGGCGTCGACAATCGCGAATCGGTGCTCAAGACGCTTGGCCAGCCGACGCTGACCGGACAGTTCGACAAGGGCGAGTGGTATTATGTCTCGCGCGACAGCCGCAACCTGGCGTTCAACAACCCCGAAGCCGCCAAGCAGACGACGCTGCGCATCCGCTTCGACGAAGCCGGGAATGTCGCGAGCATCGACCGGATGGGGATCGAGCAGGTTGCCTCGATCGATCCGCTGAAGAAGAAGACCCCGACGCTGGGGCGCGACAAGAGCTTCTTCCAGGAACTGTTCGGCAACATCGGCACCGTTGGCGCGCCGGGCGCGGGCGGTGGCGGTCCGGGCGGCCCCAACTAA
- a CDS encoding RcnB family protein, which produces MRKFVLTALMAAVAMPAIAVPASAQSQREVRESRQDLREERREMRQAQRYGDGRDVRRERRDVRQARQEVREDVRDRNRVYGRNDWRAYRNTNRNLYARGNWNAPFRYNQFRAGARIAPAFYGQRYWINDPWRYRLPQVRGNQRWVRHYNDVVLVDYRRGIVIDTIRGFYF; this is translated from the coding sequence ATGCGTAAGTTTGTATTGACCGCGCTGATGGCAGCCGTTGCCATGCCGGCGATCGCCGTACCCGCGAGCGCGCAATCGCAGCGCGAAGTGCGCGAAAGCCGCCAGGACCTGCGCGAAGAGCGCCGCGAAATGCGTCAGGCACAGCGTTATGGTGATGGCCGCGATGTCCGCCGCGAACGCCGTGATGTCCGGCAGGCACGCCAGGAAGTCCGCGAGGACGTTCGTGACCGCAACCGCGTTTATGGCCGCAACGATTGGCGCGCCTATCGCAACACCAACCGCAACTTGTATGCGCGCGGCAACTGGAACGCGCCGTTCCGCTACAACCAGTTCCGCGCGGGTGCGCGGATCGCGCCGGCCTTTTACGGCCAGCGTTACTGGATCAACGACCCGTGGCGCTATCGCCTGCCGCAGGTGCGCGGCAACCAGCGCTGGGTGCGCCACTATAACGACGTGGTGCTCGTCGATTACCGCCGGGGCATCGTGATCGACACTATCCGCGGGTTCTACTTCTAA
- a CDS encoding glycosyl transferase family protein produces the protein MTGLLDAVTHEVMLFAAIGFAIGGLDDLLVDMLYGIRLVALRLRRDTPLRLAMLRPPPTRIAVFVAAWDESEVIGGMVRTALARFGHGDYRIYIGTYPNDRATIDAVTAAARGDPRVRLVVGELPGPTTKAHCLNVVWRAMLEDEASDGRMVDAIVLHDAEDVVHAGELQVYAHFLAAADIVQIPVSPLVDRSSRFVSGHYLDEFTELHAKQALVRQALGAAMPLAGVGCAIARSMMAKVAQLRGGVPFDATSLVEDYELGLTVAGLGGRAVFARVAERRGGPPVAVHAYFPARLDAAVRQKARWMTGIALAGWDRIGWGRRFDLGDHWMRMRDRRALIALLLLLAAYAALVGWALGAALHWWFGTAPDPLSPTLRWLLAVNGGLLLWRTAMRMAFVGAAYGWVEAILSVPRMFVSNWISLLAARRALFRYIGLLRGQALTWDKTRHHFPDLAESGGG, from the coding sequence GTGACGGGCCTGCTCGACGCGGTCACGCACGAAGTGATGCTGTTCGCCGCGATCGGATTCGCTATTGGCGGACTCGACGATCTTTTGGTCGACATGCTTTACGGTATTCGGCTGGTCGCGCTTCGATTGCGCCGCGATACTCCGCTGCGCCTCGCGATGCTTCGGCCGCCGCCGACGCGGATCGCGGTATTCGTTGCTGCGTGGGACGAATCGGAGGTGATCGGGGGGATGGTTCGAACCGCGCTGGCGCGGTTCGGGCATGGTGATTACCGGATATATATCGGTACCTATCCCAATGACCGCGCGACCATCGATGCGGTGACGGCAGCCGCGCGCGGCGACCCGCGCGTCCGGTTGGTCGTGGGCGAGCTGCCGGGGCCGACCACCAAGGCGCACTGCCTCAACGTCGTGTGGCGCGCAATGCTCGAAGACGAAGCGTCCGACGGCCGGATGGTCGATGCGATCGTGCTGCACGACGCCGAGGATGTGGTGCATGCCGGCGAGTTGCAGGTCTATGCGCATTTCCTGGCCGCGGCCGATATCGTGCAGATCCCGGTGTCGCCGCTGGTCGATCGCAGCTCGCGCTTCGTATCCGGCCACTACCTCGATGAGTTCACCGAATTGCACGCCAAGCAGGCGCTGGTGCGTCAGGCGCTCGGTGCCGCGATGCCGCTGGCAGGCGTCGGCTGTGCGATCGCGCGATCGATGATGGCGAAGGTCGCGCAACTGCGCGGCGGGGTGCCGTTCGATGCCACCAGCTTGGTCGAGGATTACGAACTCGGGCTGACGGTTGCCGGCTTGGGCGGTCGTGCGGTGTTCGCTCGGGTGGCCGAGCGCCGCGGCGGTCCGCCGGTTGCGGTACACGCGTACTTCCCCGCGCGGCTCGACGCTGCGGTTCGCCAGAAGGCGCGGTGGATGACGGGGATCGCGCTTGCCGGATGGGACCGGATCGGCTGGGGGCGTCGCTTCGATCTGGGCGATCACTGGATGCGGATGCGCGACCGCCGCGCGCTGATCGCGCTGCTGTTGTTGCTGGCGGCTTATGCCGCGCTGGTGGGATGGGCACTTGGCGCTGCGCTGCATTGGTGGTTCGGCACCGCGCCCGATCCGCTGTCGCCGACGCTGCGGTGGCTGCTAGCGGTCAATGGCGGATTGCTGCTGTGGCGGACCGCGATGCGGATGGCGTTCGTCGGGGCTGCCTATGGCTGGGTGGAGGCAATCCTTTCGGTACCGCGGATGTTCGTGAGCAATTGGATCTCGCTGCTCGCGGCGCGGCGCGCGTTGTTTCGCTATATCGGGCTGCTGCGGGGACAGGCGCTCACCTGGGACAAGACGCGGCATCATTTTCCCGATCTTGCCGAAAGCGGTGGTGGGTGA
- a CDS encoding DUF885 domain-containing protein, with protein MSPRLLLPLILLVPACAATTPPQAVTAQPAAAPGANAEDARLLAFLDKAFDEAVALSPETLTSFGSKTGYDKLDDYTSAEGERRMAMAEATLAEMRRQFRPEALSESGRLSYRLFETQVENQRRQYAFRDYSFPVSTNGSPAGSIPVFLINQHKIASVADAEAYIARIAETDRVMREVAAHMRMQAGKGIIPPKMVFAPARADAQKVITGAPFTAGEDSTLLADFKKKVAALDAPAATKTKLVADASAALTGPFKNGFATLFAALDEIEPQAKGNDGAWSLPNGEAYYAARLAQNTTTAMSADAIHQVGLAQVARIRAEMEAVKDRVGFKGTLGEFFEDVRSNPRFKYENSAAGREVYLTDARAVIASMMAAAPRYFHTLPKAALEVRAVEAWRQDTAAVAFYNRPAPDGSRPGIFYVNLADMGQVQKVQTAGIAVHEGAPGHHFQIARQQELPDMPKFRRLGGYSAYSEGWGLYTERLAKEMGAYSDPYDEFGMLSLQMWRAIRLVTDTGMHSKRWSREKAIAYFQENSSLAQRDIVKEVERYINNPGQATSYMIGQLKIAELRARSEQALGSRFDIRDFHEVILGNGAMPLNLLEEQVDRYIAAKRG; from the coding sequence ATGTCGCCTCGCCTGTTGCTGCCGTTGATCCTGCTCGTCCCCGCCTGCGCCGCGACCACGCCGCCGCAGGCCGTCACCGCCCAGCCCGCCGCTGCTCCCGGCGCTAATGCCGAGGACGCGCGGCTGCTCGCCTTCCTCGACAAGGCGTTCGACGAGGCGGTCGCGCTCAGCCCCGAAACGCTCACCAGCTTCGGCAGCAAGACCGGTTACGACAAGCTCGACGATTATACCTCGGCAGAGGGCGAACGCCGGATGGCGATGGCGGAGGCGACGCTCGCCGAAATGCGCCGCCAGTTCCGCCCCGAGGCACTGAGCGAAAGCGGACGGCTCAGCTACCGCCTGTTCGAGACCCAGGTCGAAAACCAGCGCCGCCAATATGCCTTTCGCGACTATAGCTTCCCGGTCTCGACCAATGGCAGCCCCGCCGGCTCGATCCCGGTCTTCCTGATCAACCAGCACAAGATCGCCAGCGTCGCCGACGCCGAGGCCTATATCGCGCGCATCGCCGAGACCGATCGCGTCATGCGCGAGGTGGCCGCGCATATGCGCATGCAGGCCGGCAAGGGGATCATCCCGCCCAAGATGGTGTTCGCCCCCGCGCGCGCCGATGCGCAAAAGGTCATCACCGGCGCGCCCTTCACCGCGGGCGAAGACAGCACGTTGCTGGCGGACTTCAAGAAGAAGGTCGCCGCGCTCGATGCCCCCGCCGCGACCAAGACCAAGCTGGTCGCCGATGCGAGCGCCGCGCTCACCGGCCCCTTCAAGAACGGCTTCGCGACGCTGTTCGCCGCGCTCGACGAGATCGAGCCGCAGGCCAAGGGCAATGACGGCGCGTGGAGCCTGCCCAATGGCGAGGCCTATTATGCCGCACGCCTCGCGCAGAACACCACCACCGCCATGAGCGCCGACGCGATCCACCAGGTCGGCCTCGCGCAGGTCGCGCGCATTCGTGCCGAGATGGAGGCGGTGAAGGACCGCGTCGGCTTCAAGGGCACGCTCGGCGAATTCTTCGAGGACGTCCGCAGCAATCCGCGCTTCAAATATGAGAATTCGGCTGCGGGTCGCGAAGTGTATCTGACCGACGCGCGCGCGGTGATCGCATCGATGATGGCCGCTGCGCCGCGCTATTTCCACACCCTGCCCAAGGCGGCGCTAGAAGTGCGCGCGGTCGAGGCTTGGCGGCAGGACACTGCCGCGGTCGCCTTCTACAACCGCCCCGCCCCCGACGGCTCGCGGCCGGGCATCTTCTACGTCAACCTCGCCGATATGGGCCAGGTGCAAAAGGTACAGACCGCAGGGATCGCGGTCCACGAAGGCGCGCCAGGGCATCATTTCCAGATCGCCCGGCAGCAGGAACTACCCGACATGCCCAAATTCCGCCGGCTCGGCGGGTACAGCGCCTATTCCGAAGGCTGGGGGCTGTATACCGAGCGGCTCGCCAAGGAGATGGGCGCGTATAGCGATCCCTATGACGAATTCGGCATGCTCTCGCTCCAGATGTGGCGCGCGATCCGACTGGTCACCGATACCGGCATGCATTCGAAGCGCTGGTCGCGCGAAAAGGCGATCGCCTATTTCCAAGAGAATTCGTCGCTGGCGCAGCGCGACATCGTCAAGGAGGTCGAGCGCTACATCAACAATCCGGGGCAGGCGACCAGCTACATGATCGGCCAGCTCAAGATCGCCGAACTGCGCGCGCGATCCGAACAGGCGCTTGGCAGCCGCTTCGACATCCGCGATTTCCACGAGGTGATCCTGGGCAACGGCGCGATGCCGCTGAACCTCCTCGAGGAGCAGGTCGACCGCTACATCGCCGCCAAGCGCGGCTAG
- a CDS encoding ligase-associated DNA damage response exonuclease, which produces MSPGRWIEPKPEGIYIPAADAWVDPSQPKPRALVTHGHADHARGGHGAVWATPETLAIMDVRYGEQAGHPVAYGQTLRLGEVDISFVPAGHVLGSAQIVLDYAGERVVVSGDYKRREDPTCAAFEPVKCDVFITEATFGLPVFRHPHTHDEMDKLLAALRAEPDRCVLVGAYALGKAQRVIRELRVLGFNDPIYLHGALQRLCDLYVAHGVDLGELRPAAGVAKAELAGRIVMAPPSALNDRWSRRLPDPITAMASGWMRVRQRARQRQVELPIILSDHADWDELTATILEIAPREVWVTHGREDALVHWCAQRQIKARALDLLGFEDEDD; this is translated from the coding sequence ATGAGCCCAGGCCGATGGATCGAACCCAAGCCCGAGGGCATCTATATTCCGGCAGCCGATGCCTGGGTCGATCCTTCGCAACCCAAGCCACGCGCGCTGGTGACGCATGGCCATGCCGATCACGCGCGCGGCGGGCATGGCGCGGTGTGGGCGACGCCCGAGACGCTGGCGATCATGGATGTTCGCTATGGCGAGCAGGCGGGGCATCCGGTCGCCTATGGCCAGACGCTGCGGCTGGGCGAGGTCGACATCTCGTTCGTTCCCGCGGGGCATGTGCTGGGGTCGGCGCAGATCGTGCTCGACTATGCGGGCGAGCGCGTGGTCGTCTCGGGCGACTACAAACGCCGCGAGGACCCGACTTGCGCGGCGTTCGAGCCGGTCAAGTGCGACGTCTTCATCACCGAGGCGACCTTCGGCCTGCCGGTGTTCCGCCATCCGCACACGCATGACGAGATGGACAAATTGCTCGCGGCGTTGCGCGCCGAACCCGATCGCTGCGTGCTCGTCGGCGCCTATGCGCTGGGCAAGGCGCAGCGGGTGATCCGCGAACTGCGCGTGCTGGGGTTCAACGATCCGATCTATCTCCACGGCGCGCTGCAACGCCTGTGCGACCTGTATGTCGCGCACGGCGTCGATCTGGGCGAGCTGCGCCCCGCCGCGGGCGTCGCGAAGGCCGAGCTTGCCGGGCGGATCGTGATGGCGCCGCCATCGGCGCTCAACGATCGCTGGTCGCGGCGGCTGCCCGATCCGATCACCGCGATGGCATCGGGCTGGATGCGCGTGCGCCAGCGCGCGCGCCAGCGGCAGGTCGAGCTCCCGATCATCCTGTCGGACCACGCCGATTGGGACGAGCTGACCGCAACGATCCTGGAAATCGCCCCGCGCGAAGTATGGGTTACGCATGGCCGCGAAGACGCGTTGGTCCACTGGTGCGCCCAGCGCCAGATCAAGGCGCGCGCGCTCGACCTGCTGGGGTTCGAAGACGAGGACGACTGA
- a CDS encoding ligase-associated DNA damage response DEXH box helicase translates to MTAANLPAQLTDWFAARGWQPRRHQLDMLGAARAGRHALLIAATGAGKTLSGFLPTLTELIERPHEGIHTLYISPLKALAIDVQRNLLTPIAEMGLSITVEARTGDTPSDRKARQRAKPPNILLTTPESLSLLLSYPDSFTMFAGIRCVVVDEVHAFATGKRGDLLSLGMARLQAIAPAMRRVALSATVADADGYRAWLAPDGDIDTVELVQGEAGADPDIAILLPQGRVPWSGHSGRYAAPQVMAAIAQHRTTIVFSNTRGLAELIFQDLWKVNDANLPMGVHHGSLSREARRKVESAMADGRLRALVATASLDLGVDWGDVDCVIQMGAPKGSSRLLQRIGRANHRLDEPSKAILVPGNRFEYLEARAALDAVHAGELDPDIFRPGALDVLAQHLMACACAAPFDAAVMLHEVRGALPYSALTDEVFERVLQFIADGGYALKAYDRFKRLAQGPDGLWRVAHPRFVTQHRLNAGIIIDAATLEVRFRNGRKLGTVEEYFASTLSPGDTFFFAGMSLEVEKIDQLDLVVRATSRPARIPSYVGARLPLSTNLAHRVRTYLHDRSAWHDFPPDVREWLEMQGNRSVLPKPGELLVETFPREGRHYMVMYSFEGWNAHQSLGMLVTRRMEQLGLKPIGFVSNDYALACYGLEPITDPAALFSPDILEHEFVEWVQGSALLKRAFREVAVIGGLVERQIPGKKKTGKQVTFSTDLIYDVLRKYEPGHLLLQAAWDDARARMTDVGRLASLLDRAAATMLHVELDRVSPLAVPVLVLIGRESVAQGSADDALLEEAEVLAAEAMRAD, encoded by the coding sequence ATGACCGCCGCCAATCTACCCGCGCAGCTTACCGACTGGTTCGCTGCGCGTGGCTGGCAACCGCGCCGACACCAGCTCGACATGCTGGGTGCAGCGCGCGCCGGGCGGCATGCGCTGCTGATTGCCGCGACCGGCGCGGGCAAGACGCTGTCTGGATTCCTTCCGACGCTGACAGAGCTGATCGAGCGCCCGCACGAGGGCATCCACACGCTTTACATCTCACCACTCAAGGCGCTGGCGATCGACGTGCAGCGCAACTTGCTTACCCCGATTGCCGAGATGGGGCTGTCGATCACCGTCGAGGCGCGAACCGGCGACACGCCGTCGGACCGCAAGGCGCGGCAGCGGGCCAAGCCACCCAACATTCTGCTGACCACCCCTGAATCGCTGAGCCTGTTGCTGAGCTATCCCGACAGTTTCACGATGTTCGCGGGGATACGCTGCGTAGTGGTCGACGAGGTCCACGCCTTTGCCACCGGCAAGCGCGGCGATCTGCTGTCACTGGGGATGGCGCGGCTGCAGGCGATTGCGCCTGCGATGCGCCGGGTCGCGCTGTCGGCGACGGTCGCCGATGCCGATGGCTATCGCGCGTGGCTGGCACCCGATGGCGATATCGACACCGTCGAACTGGTGCAGGGCGAGGCGGGGGCCGACCCCGACATCGCGATCCTGCTGCCGCAGGGGCGGGTGCCGTGGTCGGGGCATTCGGGGCGCTATGCCGCGCCGCAGGTGATGGCGGCGATCGCGCAGCACCGCACCACGATCGTGTTCAGCAACACGCGCGGGCTCGCCGAGCTGATCTTCCAGGATCTGTGGAAGGTGAATGATGCCAATCTGCCGATGGGGGTGCATCACGGCAGCCTGTCGCGCGAGGCGCGGCGCAAGGTCGAATCGGCGATGGCCGATGGACGACTGCGCGCACTGGTTGCGACCGCCAGCCTCGACCTGGGCGTCGATTGGGGCGATGTCGATTGCGTGATCCAGATGGGCGCGCCCAAGGGATCGTCGCGGCTGCTCCAGCGGATCGGCCGCGCCAACCACCGGCTGGACGAGCCGTCGAAGGCGATCCTGGTGCCGGGCAACCGCTTCGAATATCTCGAAGCGCGCGCCGCGCTCGACGCGGTGCATGCCGGCGAGCTCGATCCCGACATCTTCCGCCCCGGAGCGCTCGACGTATTGGCGCAGCATTTGATGGCGTGCGCATGCGCCGCGCCGTTCGATGCTGCGGTCATGCTGCACGAAGTGCGTGGGGCGTTGCCTTATTCGGCGCTGACCGACGAGGTGTTCGAACGGGTGCTGCAATTCATCGCCGATGGTGGCTATGCGTTGAAGGCCTATGACCGGTTCAAGCGGCTGGCGCAGGGGCCGGACGGGCTGTGGCGGGTGGCGCACCCGCGCTTCGTGACGCAGCATCGGCTGAACGCGGGGATCATCATCGATGCCGCGACGCTCGAAGTGCGCTTCAGGAACGGTCGCAAGCTGGGGACGGTCGAGGAATATTTCGCCTCTACGCTATCCCCGGGCGATACGTTTTTCTTCGCAGGCATGAGCCTGGAGGTCGAGAAGATCGACCAGCTCGATCTGGTGGTGCGAGCGACCTCGAGGCCCGCGCGTATCCCCAGCTATGTCGGTGCGCGGCTGCCGCTGTCCACGAATTTGGCACACCGCGTCCGCACTTACCTCCACGATCGCAGCGCTTGGCACGACTTCCCCCCAGACGTGCGCGAATGGCTGGAAATGCAGGGCAACCGATCGGTGCTGCCCAAGCCTGGCGAGCTGCTGGTCGAAACCTTCCCGCGCGAGGGGCGGCATTACATGGTGATGTACAGCTTCGAGGGCTGGAACGCGCACCAGTCGTTGGGGATGTTGGTGACGCGGCGGATGGAGCAGTTGGGGCTCAAGCCGATCGGGTTCGTGTCGAACGATTACGCGTTGGCCTGCTATGGGTTAGAGCCGATCACCGATCCCGCGGCGCTGTTCTCGCCCGACATCCTCGAGCATGAATTTGTCGAATGGGTGCAGGGTTCGGCGCTGCTCAAGCGCGCTTTCCGCGAAGTCGCGGTGATCGGCGGGCTGGTCGAGCGGCAGATCCCGGGCAAGAAGAAAACCGGCAAGCAGGTGACCTTCTCGACCGACCTGATCTACGACGTGCTGCGCAAATACGAGCCCGGGCATTTGCTGTTGCAGGCGGCATGGGACGATGCGCGCGCGCGGATGACCGATGTCGGGCGGCTGGCGAGCCTGCTCGACCGCGCGGCGGCGACGATGCTGCATGTCGAGCTCGATCGCGTGAGCCCGCTGGCGGTGCCGGTACTGGTGCTGATCGGCCGCGAGAGTGTGGCGCAGGGCAGCGCCGACGATGCGCTCCTCGAAGAGGCCGAAGTGCTCGCGGCCGAGGCGATGCGCGCCGATTGA
- a CDS encoding aspartyl protease family protein encodes MNPIVGAPDEAYAVPMLRTFALWACTLIACPVAAQEVPTPVVTEPADPLAEPPVDPLAEVLAFTDYDERMSVPVRLNGSGPYRFIIDTGAERTVIAHQVAGMLRLAAGRTVNIAAMTGSSPAATVLIPSLEIDAVPRGLRIEAPSLDRAHLGADGLVGIDSLAGSAVQIDFEANEMHVAKALRRRRASNPGEIVVRAKTLAGRLIVSDAFYAGKRIAVILDTGTSVSIGNAKLLELVRKRSTPLRPIHLTSVTGDVLMAEHHQVPRVTIGGAEFQHLGIAFADVAPFRRLGLDDRPALFLGMDAMRLFRKVRIDFANREVRFLLPRQSFRTASLIGTRMP; translated from the coding sequence TTGAATCCGATTGTTGGCGCGCCCGACGAGGCGTATGCTGTGCCGATGCTGCGTACTTTTGCCCTTTGGGCCTGTACCCTGATCGCGTGCCCGGTTGCTGCGCAGGAAGTGCCGACGCCGGTCGTCACCGAGCCCGCCGATCCGCTTGCCGAACCCCCGGTCGATCCGCTCGCCGAGGTCCTCGCCTTCACCGATTATGACGAGCGGATGAGCGTGCCGGTGCGGCTCAACGGCAGCGGCCCCTATCGTTTCATCATCGACACCGGCGCCGAGCGTACCGTCATCGCGCACCAGGTCGCGGGGATGCTGCGGCTAGCGGCGGGACGCACCGTCAACATCGCAGCGATGACGGGCAGTAGCCCTGCCGCGACGGTGCTGATCCCCTCGCTCGAGATCGACGCGGTGCCGCGCGGGCTGCGGATCGAGGCGCCCTCGCTCGATCGTGCGCATCTGGGCGCCGACGGGCTGGTGGGGATCGATTCGCTTGCCGGCAGCGCGGTGCAGATCGATTTCGAGGCGAACGAGATGCACGTCGCCAAGGCGCTTCGCCGTCGCCGGGCGTCGAACCCCGGCGAGATCGTCGTTCGCGCCAAGACGCTGGCGGGGCGGCTGATCGTGTCGGACGCCTTTTACGCGGGCAAGCGGATCGCGGTGATCCTCGATACCGGCACCAGCGTGAGCATCGGCAACGCCAAGCTGCTCGAGCTGGTGCGCAAGCGGTCGACCCCGCTGCGCCCGATCCATCTGACCAGCGTCACCGGCGACGTGCTGATGGCCGAGCATCACCAGGTGCCGCGGGTTACCATCGGCGGTGCCGAGTTCCAGCATCTGGGGATCGCCTTCGCCGATGTCGCGCCGTTCCGGCGACTGGGGCTCGACGATCGCCCGGCATTGTTCCTGGGAATGGATGCGATGCGGCTATTTAGGAAGGTGCGCATCGATTTCGCCAATCGCGAGGTCCGCTTCCTGCTGCCGCGCCAGAGCTTCCGAACCGCCTCGCTTATCGGCACGCGGATGCCGTGA
- the pdeM gene encoding ligase-associated DNA damage response endonuclease PdeM, whose product MVPFSFAGHDFAALADGALFWPARRAMLVADLHFEKASWFASHGQMLPPYDSMETLERLQAAVTRCDPREIWCLGDSFHDAAGCDRLPATVQDGLRSLVGGRRWVWITGNHDAGMVDRCGGEVLAEAVVDGVVLRHEAEAGEGRPEMSGHFHPKLRVTVRGRNIARRCFVATPTKLILPAFGALTGGLDATHPEIVRAVGPGAQALVPLPDRMLRFALAA is encoded by the coding sequence ATGGTTCCCTTTTCGTTCGCTGGGCATGACTTTGCCGCCTTGGCCGATGGCGCGCTGTTCTGGCCCGCGCGCCGCGCGATGCTGGTCGCCGACCTGCATTTTGAAAAGGCGAGCTGGTTCGCGTCGCACGGCCAGATGCTGCCGCCGTATGATTCGATGGAAACGCTCGAGCGGTTGCAGGCGGCGGTCACGCGTTGCGACCCGCGCGAGATCTGGTGCCTGGGCGACAGCTTTCACGATGCAGCCGGCTGCGATCGTTTGCCCGCCACGGTACAGGACGGCTTGCGATCGCTGGTCGGGGGGCGGCGCTGGGTGTGGATCACCGGTAATCACGATGCCGGGATGGTCGATCGTTGCGGCGGCGAGGTGCTCGCCGAAGCCGTCGTCGACGGGGTGGTGCTCCGCCACGAGGCCGAAGCGGGCGAGGGACGCCCCGAAATGTCGGGGCATTTTCATCCGAAACTGCGCGTTACGGTGCGCGGGCGCAACATCGCGCGGCGCTGTTTCGTCGCGACCCCGACCAAGCTGATCCTGCCCGCGTTCGGCGCGCTGACCGGCGGGCTCGATGCCACGCATCCCGAGATCGTTCGCGCGGTGGGGCCGGGGGCGCAGGCGTTGGTGCCGCTGCCCGATCGCATGTTGCGGTTCGCGCTCGCGGCCTGA
- a CDS encoding S41 family peptidase — MRKNSVQHRTLAAVVASAMLLAACGGGGSGSVAVQPGGGNTGGTPSPTPAPAPPATGTCALGARQSWVLAQMREWYLFPETLPAALDPAGFSTLDTYVDGLTATARTQGRDRFFTYVTSIAEENAFNSSGATAGFGFRLAVNASNQLVVSESFESAPALAAGIDRGTQIIGIGTTTADVRTVQDIVNSGGNAALTNAFGPDTPGTTRVLRVRGLDGFQRDVSVAKANFNLSPVSSRYGARVIDNGGQRVGYLNLRTFILSADPQMREAFARFRAEGITNLIVDVRYNGGGLLSTAELLGDLMGGDRTPSQIFSTLRFRPEKAAENRTKFFAQQPQTIAPMRVAFIGTGGSASASELIVNAFIPYLNNRAALIGTNTFGKPVGQIALDRAECDDRLRVVAFATVNADNQGDYYGGLASTVRASCQASDDLNFQMGDPREQSTARALDFLAGRSCTPIAGTQAAATMPGQTGGRNAGQSFAQGQELLVPLRPTPMQREVPGAF; from the coding sequence ATGCGTAAGAACTCGGTTCAGCATCGCACTTTGGCTGCGGTCGTGGCGTCGGCAATGTTGCTTGCGGCATGCGGCGGCGGCGGGTCGGGATCGGTCGCGGTCCAGCCCGGCGGCGGCAATACCGGCGGCACGCCCTCGCCAACCCCCGCCCCCGCCCCGCCGGCGACCGGCACCTGCGCATTGGGTGCCCGCCAGAGCTGGGTGCTCGCGCAGATGCGCGAATGGTATCTGTTCCCCGAAACCCTCCCCGCCGCGCTAGACCCCGCGGGCTTTTCGACGCTCGACACCTATGTCGACGGGCTGACCGCCACCGCACGGACGCAGGGTCGCGACCGGTTCTTCACCTATGTCACCTCGATCGCCGAGGAGAACGCCTTCAATAGCTCGGGCGCCACCGCCGGCTTCGGCTTCCGCCTGGCGGTCAATGCATCGAACCAGCTGGTGGTGAGCGAATCGTTCGAGAGCGCACCTGCGCTGGCGGCGGGAATCGACCGCGGTACCCAGATCATCGGCATCGGCACCACGACCGCGGACGTTCGCACGGTGCAGGATATCGTGAATAGCGGGGGCAATGCCGCGCTCACCAATGCGTTCGGCCCAGATACCCCGGGCACCACCCGCGTGCTGCGCGTTCGCGGCCTCGACGGGTTCCAGCGTGACGTTTCGGTCGCCAAGGCGAACTTCAACCTTTCGCCGGTGTCGTCGCGCTACGGCGCACGCGTGATCGACAATGGCGGCCAGCGCGTCGGCTATCTCAACCTGCGCACCTTCATCCTGTCGGCCGATCCGCAAATGCGCGAAGCCTTTGCGCGTTTCCGGGCCGAGGGGATCACCAATCTGATCGTCGATGTCCGCTATAATGGCGGCGGGTTGCTCAGCACCGCCGAACTGCTCGGCGACCTGATGGGCGGCGACCGGACGCCGTCGCAGATCTTCAGCACCCTGCGCTTCCGCCCCGAAAAGGCGGCCGAGAACCGGACCAAATTCTTCGCCCAGCAGCCGCAGACGATTGCGCCGATGCGCGTCGCCTTCATCGGCACCGGCGGTTCGGCGTCGGCGAGCGAACTGATCGTCAACGCCTTCATCCCCTATCTGAACAACCGCGCGGCGCTGATCGGCACCAACACCTTCGGCAAGCCCGTCGGCCAAATCGCGCTAGACCGCGCCGAGTGCGACGACCGGTTGCGCGTGGTGGCCTTCGCGACGGTCAACGCCGACAATCAGGGCGACTATTATGGCGGCTTGGCCTCGACCGTCCGCGCCAGCTGCCAGGCGAGCGACGACCTGAACTTCCAGATGGGCGATCCGCGCGAGCAATCGACCGCGCGCGCGCTCGATTTCCTAGCGGGTCGCAGCTGCACGCCGATCGCCGGCACCCAGGCCGCGGCGACCATGCCGGGGCAGACTGGGGGTCGGAATGCGGGCCAGTCATTCGCGCAGGGACAGGAATTGCTGGTGCCGCTGCGCCCGACGCCGATGCAGCGCGAGGTGCCGGGCGCTTTCTGA